A window of the Candidatus Omnitrophota bacterium genome harbors these coding sequences:
- a CDS encoding glutamate-5-semialdehyde dehydrogenase, giving the protein MNIKNELLEMAKSAQTASRFMLTVSGAKKNAVLKDMAASLIYKKNLILSANKIDVSAARKSGLSAALIDRLVLNDKRIALMSDSLLDVAKLNDFVGEAIKGWQVPSGLWIHKVRVPIGVIAIIYESRPNVTSDCIGLCFKSGNSVILRGGSESINTNKQIYKILEEVLIKHNLPQGLINLVSTTDRRAVDELLKLNQYIDLVIPRGGESLIKKVVSLSKIPVIKHYKGICHVYVDEWADLNMASKICFNAKVQRPGVCNAMESMLVHKDVAARFLPGMIKHFKEASVEIRGCALTQRIVKGIKKATVKDYGTEYLDLILSVKVVNDLDEAVQHINHYGSHHSDSIVTENYENALKFLKTVDSACCYVNASTRFTDGNQFGLGAEIGISTDKLHARGPMALEELTTYKYMVFGNGQIRG; this is encoded by the coding sequence ATGAATATTAAGAATGAACTTTTGGAGATGGCAAAGAGTGCACAAACTGCTTCCAGGTTCATGCTAACAGTTTCTGGCGCCAAGAAAAACGCTGTGCTTAAGGATATGGCAGCTAGTTTAATATACAAAAAGAACCTTATTCTTTCTGCAAATAAGATTGATGTGAGTGCTGCGAGAAAATCAGGTTTATCGGCAGCCCTCATTGACAGGCTTGTCCTTAATGATAAAAGAATAGCTTTAATGTCGGATTCTTTATTGGATGTCGCAAAGCTTAATGATTTTGTTGGAGAGGCTATTAAGGGCTGGCAGGTCCCATCGGGCCTTTGGATACATAAGGTTCGTGTCCCGATAGGAGTGATTGCAATAATCTATGAATCTCGTCCTAATGTTACTTCTGATTGTATCGGGCTTTGTTTTAAATCAGGAAATAGTGTTATATTAAGAGGTGGTTCAGAATCAATAAATACAAATAAACAGATTTACAAAATACTTGAAGAAGTCTTAATTAAGCATAATTTGCCGCAAGGCTTGATTAATCTTGTTTCAACCACTGACCGGCGTGCTGTAGATGAACTACTTAAATTAAATCAGTACATTGATTTGGTAATTCCCCGTGGCGGAGAAAGCCTGATTAAAAAAGTGGTTAGTCTTTCAAAGATTCCAGTTATCAAGCATTACAAAGGTATTTGTCATGTTTATGTAGATGAATGGGCTGATTTGAATATGGCCTCTAAAATTTGTTTTAATGCTAAGGTGCAGCGTCCGGGAGTGTGCAATGCAATGGAAAGCATGCTTGTACATAAAGATGTTGCTGCAAGATTTTTACCCGGCATGATAAAGCACTTTAAAGAAGCCTCTGTTGAGATTCGGGGCTGCGCATTAACGCAAAGAATTGTAAAAGGTATTAAAAAAGCTACTGTTAAAGATTATGGAACTGAGTATTTGGATTTGATTTTATCAGTTAAGGTGGTAAATGATTTAGATGAAGCTGTGCAGCATATTAATCATTATGGTTCGCATCATTCAGATTCAATTGTTACCGAGAATTATGAAAATGCTTTAAAGTTCTTAAAAACAGTTGATTCTGCTTGTTGTTATGTTAATGCTTCAACCCGTTTTACCGACGGAAATCAATTTGGTCTAGGTGCAGAGATAGGGATTTCAACTGATAAATTGCATGCCCGCGGGCCGATGGCCTTAGAGGAATTAACTACTTATAAATATATGGTTTTTGGGAATGGGCAGATAAGAGGATGA
- a CDS encoding TIGR03936 family radical SAM-associated protein, translating to MFEVSFVFTKKGLARYISHLDLMRLFARAVRRADLPVKITEGFSPHPKISLKRALKLGLESENEEGIIVLKEQMSPADFREKLQKQLPIGIEIKNV from the coding sequence ATGTTTGAAGTCAGTTTTGTTTTTACAAAGAAAGGTTTAGCGCGCTATATTTCTCATTTGGATTTAATGAGATTGTTCGCACGTGCTGTCCGCAGGGCAGATTTACCGGTTAAAATAACAGAAGGGTTTAGTCCGCATCCTAAAATAAGCCTTAAGCGGGCATTGAAGCTTGGGCTTGAGAGTGAAAACGAAGAAGGGATTATTGTTTTAAAGGAACAAATGAGCCCCGCAGATTTTAGAGAAAAACTGCAAAAACAATTACCAATTGGAATAGAGATAAAAAATGTCTAA
- a CDS encoding secretin and TonB N-terminal domain-containing protein, with product MRYLLCLFCFIIFLILPSKNSTGQEVKETSLKNESSTVGVKEASSAVTVVAKEKEQKTAPEVSPVAKQPLVESRIVEVSFSKANEEPVQAISPAVVVTPQVDIEIKPVANITDSISKSQNVTLDFKEADIQNVLKIIAFKSGVNIVSTPDVIGNVTIRLEDVPWETAMDVILKTYGFGYQRQGNIILVTKLENISKIQAEEPLQTEIVVLKFLDAQDAQKILISLLSPRGKISVLYARGQKGWEFGTFKIGKETQEKSGIVREKESAQTETISIEKNAAGDLVSKKAEFQSSVKSKILVITDTASSLDRIRNVILPIIDKKPKQVLIETKLMEVNKNRLRDLGVDLGFGGSNNATQTAVGMGSFGKNAARDTTVAAGGHSLGSQFTPSVFNPKEGTTAVTGVQPYSLGAQLVFQKLTGTKLEAVIHALEEDTTTNTLSAPRILTLDNQEASILVGYHTPILTSSVSAATTTQGATLVQTLDYYQEIGIRLNVVPQINDEGFVNMIIHPSVTSSNSSITATNSAGGVTITTSYPIIDVREAQTQVLIKDGETVVIGGLLKDVKAKETIGVPFASKIPILGGLFRRDIYNTQKVDLLMFITAKLIKDGDYAPEELAQLEKGVDALAVEREAKANKSKKKVVNKK from the coding sequence ATGAGGTATTTATTGTGTCTTTTTTGTTTTATTATATTTCTTATATTACCAAGCAAAAATTCAACAGGACAGGAAGTAAAAGAGACCAGCCTTAAGAATGAGTCTAGTACGGTTGGAGTCAAAGAAGCTTCGTCAGCAGTTACGGTTGTAGCTAAAGAAAAGGAACAAAAGACTGCTCCTGAAGTAAGCCCTGTGGCAAAACAGCCGTTGGTAGAATCAAGAATTGTGGAGGTTTCTTTCTCAAAAGCCAATGAAGAGCCGGTTCAAGCAATATCTCCTGCAGTTGTAGTAACTCCTCAGGTAGATATTGAAATTAAGCCTGTTGCGAATATAACGGATTCAATATCCAAATCGCAGAATGTTACGCTTGATTTCAAAGAAGCGGATATCCAAAATGTTTTAAAAATCATTGCTTTCAAATCCGGTGTTAACATTGTTTCAACTCCTGATGTAATTGGCAATGTTACAATACGGCTTGAAGATGTCCCGTGGGAAACCGCGATGGATGTAATCTTGAAGACATATGGCTTCGGTTATCAGAGGCAAGGGAATATTATCTTGGTTACAAAGTTGGAAAATATCTCTAAAATTCAAGCCGAGGAGCCATTGCAGACAGAAATTGTTGTGCTTAAGTTTCTTGATGCGCAGGATGCCCAGAAAATCTTGATTTCGTTATTGTCTCCGAGGGGGAAAATTTCTGTTTTGTATGCAAGGGGACAGAAAGGCTGGGAATTCGGAACTTTTAAGATAGGAAAAGAAACGCAGGAGAAATCAGGCATAGTAAGAGAGAAAGAATCAGCGCAAACTGAAACGATTTCTATTGAAAAAAATGCTGCGGGTGATTTGGTTTCAAAAAAAGCGGAATTTCAATCTTCGGTTAAATCAAAGATCCTTGTTATTACCGATACAGCTTCTTCTTTAGACAGGATCCGTAATGTAATCTTGCCTATTATTGATAAAAAGCCTAAACAGGTTTTAATTGAAACAAAGCTTATGGAGGTAAACAAAAATAGGTTAAGAGATTTGGGTGTGGATCTTGGGTTTGGGGGTTCCAATAACGCAACACAAACTGCAGTTGGCATGGGTTCTTTTGGTAAAAACGCAGCTAGGGATACAACTGTAGCCGCAGGCGGGCATTCGTTGGGTTCTCAGTTTACTCCTTCCGTTTTTAATCCAAAAGAAGGTACTACGGCGGTTACGGGAGTCCAACCTTATTCTTTGGGTGCACAGCTTGTTTTCCAAAAACTTACCGGGACAAAACTTGAGGCGGTCATCCATGCCCTTGAAGAGGATACTACGACGAATACTCTCTCAGCTCCTAGAATTCTAACGCTTGATAATCAGGAAGCCTCTATTTTAGTTGGGTATCATACGCCAATTCTTACTTCTTCTGTATCTGCTGCGACCACGACGCAAGGCGCAACATTGGTGCAAACTCTTGATTATTACCAGGAAATTGGTATAAGGTTGAATGTCGTACCTCAGATAAATGATGAAGGGTTTGTTAATATGATTATTCATCCGAGCGTAACTTCTTCAAATTCAAGCATAACTGCTACTAACTCGGCAGGTGGTGTTACTATTACGACAAGCTATCCGATTATTGATGTGCGTGAAGCACAAACTCAAGTTTTAATAAAAGATGGGGAAACAGTTGTTATCGGAGGTTTGCTTAAGGATGTAAAAGCTAAGGAAACTATAGGTGTCCCGTTTGCAAGTAAAATTCCTATTCTCGGGGGATTGTTCAGAAGGGACATTTATAATACTCAAAAAGTTGATTTGCTTATGTTTATTACTGCTAAATTAATAAAAGATGGCGATTATGCTCCTGAAGAACTTGCGCAGTTGGAAAAAGGTGTAGATGCGTTGGCTGTTGAAAGAGAAGCTAAGGCAAACAAGAGCAAGAAGAAAGTTGTAAACAAGAAATAA
- the nadD gene encoding nicotinate-nucleotide adenylyltransferase has product MKIGILGGTFNPVHLGHLILAEEAREKLELDKVIFVPAFLPPHKDNSNIADAKDRLEMAKLACKGNKFFFVSDIEIKRNGRSYTIDTIKEFKAKFPDDELYFIIGSDLLKYLDEWKDLSEIIKIVKFIVATRPGYPLERIPTYITTMDIRAIDVSAFEVRKCIKESKSFRYLVPEAVFDYINKRKLYL; this is encoded by the coding sequence ATGAAAATAGGTATTTTAGGAGGGACGTTTAATCCAGTTCATTTGGGCCACTTGATTCTTGCTGAAGAAGCAAGAGAGAAGTTGGAATTGGATAAAGTTATTTTTGTCCCAGCATTTCTTCCTCCCCATAAAGATAATTCCAATATCGCCGATGCTAAAGATAGGCTTGAAATGGCAAAATTGGCTTGTAAGGGGAATAAATTTTTCTTTGTTTCCGATATTGAAATAAAAAGAAACGGCCGTTCTTATACAATAGACACAATAAAAGAATTTAAGGCAAAGTTCCCTGATGATGAGTTGTATTTTATTATCGGCTCGGATCTTCTTAAATACCTTGATGAATGGAAAGATTTAAGTGAGATTATTAAAATAGTTAAGTTTATTGTTGCAACCCGTCCGGGTTACCCATTAGAGAGGATCCCTACTTACATAACTACTATGGATATAAGGGCGATAGATGTTTCGGCATTTGAAGTGCGTAAATGCATAAAAGAGTCTAAATCGTTTCGCTATTTGGTCCCGGAAGCGGTATTTGATTATATAAACAAAAGGAAGTTGTATTTATGA
- the rpe gene encoding ribulose-phosphate 3-epimerase: MIKVAPSILSADFSCLDKEVKSVEAAGADMIHVDVMDGHFVPNITIGPVVVKYLRKTTKLPLDVHLMIENPQKYIKDFIVAGSDMITMHIETVSAAEFKKQAAILKEEKIKVGVSLNPATSLSKIKAVLSYVDFVLVMSVNPGFGGQAFIPQVLPKIKQLRSIFSGDISVDGGINEKTAQDVIRAGANIIAAGSYIFGAKNRKTAIERIRDAG; encoded by the coding sequence ATAATTAAAGTAGCCCCTTCAATTCTATCTGCTGATTTTAGCTGTTTGGATAAAGAGGTGAAATCCGTGGAAGCTGCGGGAGCTGATATGATTCATGTTGATGTTATGGATGGGCATTTTGTGCCAAATATTACTATTGGCCCGGTTGTAGTTAAATACTTGCGTAAGACAACAAAGCTTCCTCTCGACGTGCATCTTATGATTGAAAATCCTCAGAAATATATTAAAGATTTTATTGTTGCTGGAAGCGATATGATTACTATGCATATTGAGACAGTTAGTGCTGCAGAGTTTAAGAAACAAGCGGCTATTTTAAAAGAAGAGAAGATTAAGGTTGGAGTTTCGCTTAATCCAGCTACTTCTTTGTCAAAAATTAAAGCGGTTTTAAGTTATGTGGATTTTGTGTTAGTTATGTCAGTTAATCCCGGATTCGGAGGGCAGGCTTTTATTCCTCAGGTCTTACCAAAGATAAAACAATTACGAAGTATATTCTCAGGTGATATTTCTGTTGATGGCGGGATTAATGAGAAAACAGCACAAGATGTAATCAGGGCAGGCGCAAATATTATAGCAGCCGGTTCATATATTTTTGGAGCTAAAAACAGAAAAACAGCTATAGAAAGGATTAGAGATGCCGGATAA
- the rplU gene encoding 50S ribosomal protein L21: protein MYAIVEVGAKQYNVKKDDIIEVEKQVVADGKDIVLDKVLLACKDKKVEIGQPYLKQAKVVATVLKQTKADKVISFKYRRRKSSHWTKGHRQQLTCLKIKEIKLD from the coding sequence ATGTATGCAATAGTTGAAGTTGGAGCAAAACAATATAATGTCAAGAAAGATGATATTATTGAAGTGGAGAAACAAGTTGTAGCTGATGGTAAGGATATTGTTTTAGATAAGGTGCTTTTGGCTTGTAAAGACAAGAAAGTGGAGATTGGCCAGCCTTATTTGAAGCAAGCTAAGGTTGTAGCTACTGTTCTTAAGCAAACTAAGGCTGATAAGGTTATTTCTTTTAAATACCGCCGCAGAAAGTCTTCTCATTGGACTAAAGGGCATCGTCAGCAGCTTACTTGTTTGAAGATTAAAGAAATTAAGCTTGATTAA
- the obgE gene encoding GTPase ObgE: MNVFIDQTKVYVKGGDGGRGCKSLYRDKYVRKGIPDGGDGGKGSDIIIRADRNLYTLLDYKYNRHFYGHHGEHGSGKHKKGKDAEDILIRVPVGTVIKDIRNGCILRDLDEDGQEIIAANGGKGGIGNRHRQEATPGEPGEEKELLFDLKLIAQAGVVGFPNVGKSTFISAISSAHPKIASYPFTTKAPVLGVVNFHDKKFVVADIPGLIEGSSEGKGLGDKFLRHIERTKIIIHIIDMAGFENRDPLKDYEVINAELKNYGNNVYKKPKIIVANKMDIEGAAANLERFKKHIKKKIYPISALKSEGLEDLIEAIAKKV; this comes from the coding sequence TTGAACGTATTTATTGATCAGACAAAAGTATATGTAAAAGGCGGAGACGGGGGAAGAGGTTGTAAAAGCCTTTACCGTGATAAATATGTACGTAAAGGTATCCCCGATGGAGGAGATGGTGGTAAAGGTTCAGATATTATTATAAGGGCTGACCGTAACCTCTACACTCTTCTTGATTATAAATACAATAGGCATTTTTACGGGCATCACGGAGAACATGGTTCGGGAAAGCATAAAAAGGGCAAAGATGCTGAAGATATTTTAATCCGTGTTCCGGTTGGCACTGTAATTAAAGATATTAGGAACGGCTGCATTTTGCGCGATTTAGATGAGGATGGCCAGGAGATTATTGCAGCAAATGGTGGTAAGGGGGGAATTGGCAATCGCCATCGCCAAGAAGCAACTCCGGGAGAACCCGGCGAAGAGAAAGAATTGCTCTTTGATTTAAAGTTAATTGCTCAGGCTGGAGTTGTAGGATTCCCAAATGTGGGTAAATCAACTTTTATTTCTGCAATTTCAAGCGCACACCCAAAAATCGCGTCATACCCTTTTACAACTAAAGCTCCGGTGTTAGGCGTTGTTAATTTTCATGATAAGAAGTTTGTTGTCGCGGATATTCCCGGTTTAATTGAAGGATCATCAGAAGGCAAAGGCTTAGGAGATAAATTTTTAAGGCATATTGAGCGCACCAAAATTATTATCCATATAATTGATATGGCCGGTTTTGAAAATAGAGACCCTCTAAAAGATTACGAAGTTATTAACGCCGAATTAAAGAATTACGGAAATAACGTTTATAAAAAGCCAAAGATTATCGTTGCAAACAAAATGGATATAGAAGGGGCAGCTGCAAATTTGGAAAGGTTTAAGAAGCATATTAAGAAAAAGATTTATCCGATTTCTGCTTTAAAAAGCGAAGGTTTGGAGGATCTAATTGAAGCAATTGCAAAAAAAGTATAA
- a CDS encoding PilN domain-containing protein produces the protein MIEINLLPEELRAKAKAKPKKEGANLAAMGLKAKKALNLIPIVVVILVFVHVILFILDLNSKAQMGVLDVKWKMLESKRKALDEFNKETSAQAKDALETQDLVSKRILWAQKLNRLSLDLPSGIWFTNVTINAKELSLNGSVVSLQKEEVNLINKFIDTLKKDPVFIKDFSNIALNQVQKKSIGTFEIADFILVCALKTK, from the coding sequence ATGATAGAAATTAATTTATTACCGGAAGAATTAAGAGCGAAAGCCAAAGCTAAGCCAAAAAAAGAAGGCGCAAATCTTGCTGCTATGGGTTTAAAGGCAAAAAAAGCGCTTAATTTAATCCCGATTGTTGTAGTTATTTTGGTGTTTGTCCATGTCATCCTTTTTATTTTAGATTTAAATAGTAAAGCCCAAATGGGCGTGTTGGATGTGAAATGGAAGATGCTTGAATCTAAGAGAAAGGCTTTGGATGAATTCAATAAAGAAACTTCCGCTCAGGCTAAAGATGCTTTGGAAACGCAGGATTTGGTTTCTAAAAGAATACTTTGGGCTCAAAAATTAAATAGATTGAGTTTGGATTTGCCGTCAGGAATATGGTTTACTAATGTTACTATTAATGCAAAAGAATTATCATTAAACGGTTCTGTAGTTTCTTTGCAAAAAGAGGAAGTCAATTTGATTAATAAATTTATTGATACTTTAAAAAAGGATCCTGTTTTTATTAAAGATTTCTCTAATATAGCTTTGAATCAGGTCCAAAAGAAATCAATCGGTACTTTTGAGATAGCGGATTTTATACTGGTCTGTGCCTTAAAAACAAAATGA
- the pilO gene encoding type 4a pilus biogenesis protein PilO, with the protein MINFFDKFNLDNKKILLIFIAFIVVSYLDYSFILSKQMDSISVIEPKIKKLKKDLSSLDNDLLKMEELKKKQAEVAQKGLSKSKRLVSEDQVSSLFKDISDIANKNDIKVGQMKPGKDVPVATAPKTNKPGAPVATSKLSTFTIDLELLCAYHNLGAFINDLENSDVLIMVQSLKIMPEGENYMRQKVNLQLKTYVKKIL; encoded by the coding sequence ATGATAAACTTTTTTGATAAATTTAATCTGGATAATAAAAAGATATTGCTGATTTTTATTGCATTTATTGTGGTTTCTTATCTTGATTATAGCTTTATTTTAAGTAAACAAATGGATTCAATAAGTGTTATTGAGCCGAAAATTAAAAAGTTAAAGAAAGATTTGAGTTCTCTTGATAATGATTTGTTGAAGATGGAAGAGCTAAAAAAGAAGCAAGCAGAAGTTGCTCAAAAAGGCTTAAGTAAAAGTAAAAGGCTTGTTTCTGAAGATCAGGTTTCCTCGTTATTTAAAGATATTTCAGACATTGCCAACAAGAACGATATTAAGGTTGGGCAGATGAAACCGGGTAAGGATGTGCCGGTTGCAACGGCTCCAAAAACTAATAAACCCGGCGCTCCCGTTGCGACTTCAAAGCTTTCAACTTTTACAATTGATTTGGAACTTCTTTGCGCTTATCATAACCTGGGTGCTTTTATCAATGATTTAGAGAATTCCGATGTCTTAATTATGGTGCAGAGTTTGAAAATTATGCCTGAAGGTGAGAATTATATGCGCCAAAAAGTAAACTTGCAGTTGAAGACTTATGTTAAGAAAATATTATAA
- the proB gene encoding glutamate 5-kinase gives MKQLQKKYKRIVVKIGSSLLYSQKDKLDSVLASNLCSQIAELVKDDREVVVVSSGAIALGMSLLKLQDRPKELSVLQAAAAMGQPELMDVYRRFFKNTGFDCGQLLLTWEDFDERIRYLNAKNTLVTLLKLKSIPIINENDTVSTDEIKFGDNDRLSALVATLIGADLLIILSDVDGLLDKDKKTVVRLVSEITPQIKALACPTNKKTCVGGMITKIEAARIATDSGISCVIANGHTKDILLLSAKNPGQEGTLFLSSSDNLDAKKRWIAFSARPKGKILVDAGAKSALMNKKSLLCVGIVSIEGSFQSGDVVSIRDKEHHEFARGRVNLSSKELDKIKGTRHDKEIVHRDNLVIL, from the coding sequence TTGAAGCAATTGCAAAAAAAGTATAAGCGTATTGTTGTAAAGATTGGCTCAAGCCTTTTATACTCTCAAAAAGACAAGCTTGATTCTGTTCTTGCTTCTAATCTGTGCTCGCAGATTGCCGAACTTGTTAAGGATGATAGAGAGGTAGTAGTTGTTTCTTCCGGAGCAATTGCTTTAGGCATGTCTTTGCTAAAGTTACAAGATAGGCCAAAGGAATTATCGGTTTTACAGGCAGCTGCAGCTATGGGCCAGCCGGAGTTGATGGATGTCTACCGGAGATTTTTTAAGAATACCGGGTTTGATTGCGGCCAGCTGCTTCTTACTTGGGAAGATTTCGACGAGCGCATCCGTTATTTAAATGCAAAAAATACACTAGTTACATTATTAAAATTAAAAAGTATCCCTATTATAAATGAAAATGATACAGTTTCAACCGATGAGATTAAATTTGGCGATAATGACCGCCTTTCTGCTTTAGTTGCAACGCTCATCGGAGCTGATCTTTTAATTATTCTTTCCGATGTGGACGGGCTTTTAGATAAAGATAAAAAGACAGTGGTTAGGCTGGTTAGTGAAATAACTCCTCAGATAAAAGCTTTGGCGTGCCCTACAAATAAGAAAACTTGTGTTGGTGGTATGATTACAAAGATTGAGGCAGCACGTATTGCTACGGATTCTGGCATTTCTTGCGTAATCGCTAACGGGCATACAAAAGATATTTTATTGTTAAGTGCTAAGAATCCGGGCCAAGAGGGCACATTATTTTTATCTTCCAGTGATAATCTTGATGCTAAGAAACGTTGGATAGCTTTTTCTGCCAGGCCTAAGGGGAAGATTTTAGTGGATGCGGGAGCAAAATCTGCTCTAATGAACAAGAAGAGCTTACTTTGCGTCGGTATTGTAAGCATAGAAGGAAGTTTTCAATCAGGAGACGTTGTTAGTATAAGAGATAAAGAGCACCATGAGTTTGCAAGAGGCAGAGTAAATCTTTCCTCCAAAGAATTGGATAAAATTAAGGGAACCCGCCACGATAAAGAAATAGTACATAGGGATAATTTAGTTATATTATAG
- a CDS encoding Rne/Rng family ribonuclease gives MSKEILINVEPQEKRVAIVQDGQLEEFYIERPQDRTIVGNIYKGKIEAVLPSIGAAFVDIGLPKKGFLYLSEIESAYELSETPPTQSQAPHEIKKGQEVLVQVVKESFGTKGPRLSTHIGIAGRYLVLMPAEKQVGISRRIEDDDERRRIRQMFSELKLPKGVGYIVRTAASGKNKQELLRDAQFLFKLWKRLEKIAQQQKAPSLVYEEYDLTFRAIRDSFTDDVSKLIVDSKPEFFRIQRFMRAFLSYLTRKVELYKGDNLFEEKDIDRQINKIFETKVYLKSKAYLIIEPTEGLVVIDVNSGGFKKNLEQEEAAFKVNCEAALEVARQLVLRDLGGIIVIDFIDMEREGHRREVFNVLKKALSLDKAKYDVAGISKFGVVEMTRERIHKTAHMLSYQSCPYCQGKGKIKSPVTMAIYALKELRRFLRGKSVKQANLTLNPAVVDEVLKNKENLRFIENKFRVKINLISNPAIHIEEVKLA, from the coding sequence ATGTCTAAAGAAATATTGATTAATGTTGAACCGCAGGAAAAAAGAGTAGCGATTGTCCAAGACGGGCAATTAGAAGAGTTTTATATTGAGAGGCCTCAGGATAGAACTATTGTTGGGAATATCTATAAAGGAAAAATTGAAGCTGTGCTTCCTTCAATTGGGGCGGCTTTCGTAGACATCGGTTTACCTAAAAAAGGTTTTCTTTACCTTTCAGAGATAGAGTCAGCCTATGAGTTATCTGAAACTCCTCCAACTCAATCACAAGCTCCTCATGAAATAAAAAAAGGGCAGGAAGTGCTTGTGCAGGTTGTCAAAGAGTCCTTTGGTACAAAAGGCCCTCGGCTTTCAACACATATCGGCATTGCGGGAAGGTACCTTGTGTTAATGCCAGCTGAAAAACAGGTAGGGATTTCCAGGAGAATTGAAGATGATGATGAAAGAAGGCGTATAAGGCAGATGTTTTCCGAACTAAAACTACCTAAGGGTGTTGGCTACATTGTGCGTACTGCTGCCAGCGGAAAAAATAAACAGGAATTATTGCGCGATGCTCAGTTCTTATTTAAATTATGGAAGAGGCTTGAGAAGATTGCTCAGCAGCAAAAAGCCCCATCTTTAGTCTATGAAGAATACGACTTGACTTTTAGAGCTATCAGGGATTCGTTTACCGACGATGTTTCTAAGCTGATTGTAGATTCTAAGCCAGAATTCTTCAGGATCCAGCGTTTTATGAGGGCATTTTTAAGTTATCTGACTAGAAAAGTCGAGCTTTATAAGGGAGATAATTTATTTGAAGAGAAGGATATTGATAGGCAGATAAATAAAATTTTTGAAACTAAGGTTTATCTTAAATCAAAGGCTTATCTTATAATTGAGCCTACTGAGGGATTAGTTGTAATTGATGTTAATAGCGGTGGATTTAAGAAGAACCTTGAACAGGAAGAAGCAGCTTTTAAAGTTAATTGCGAAGCAGCTCTTGAAGTTGCCCGTCAGTTAGTTTTGAGGGATCTAGGTGGTATTATTGTAATTGATTTTATTGATATGGAAAGAGAGGGCCATCGTAGAGAAGTTTTTAATGTTTTGAAAAAGGCCCTAAGCCTTGATAAGGCAAAGTATGATGTTGCAGGGATTTCAAAGTTTGGTGTTGTAGAAATGACCCGTGAGCGTATACATAAAACGGCTCACATGCTTTCTTACCAAAGCTGCCCGTATTGCCAGGGAAAAGGTAAAATTAAATCTCCTGTTACAATGGCAATTTACGCTTTAAAGGAGTTAAGAAGGTTTTTAAGAGGCAAATCAGTTAAGCAGGCCAATTTAACGCTAAATCCAGCGGTTGTGGATGAGGTTTTGAAGAATAAAGAGAATTTGAGGTTTATTGAGAATAAGTTTAGGGTAAAAATCAATCTTATCTCTAATCCTGCCATACATATTGAAGAAGTAAAACTAGCTTAA